GGGAGGTTCTCGATGGGTTCGGGTCGGACGGTGGTGTGGGCCAGGCGGATTTCCGAGTGGTTGAAGCGGATGTCCTCCGTCACTTCGTCTTCAGTCACCACGGCCTGCCGCCGCACGAAGTCTTCGACTTTGCGGAGCATCAGATCCTGGGCCAGGCGGCCTTCGAACATGGCCGGGGACATGCGGTTCTGTTGGAGAATGAAAACATATCGTTCCTGGTCGAATACCCCGTCTTTCTGAAAAACGGGGTATTCGAGGATTTCGCGCTGCACTTCTTCGGTAGTGGATTCAAGCCCCAGTTCCCGGGCGGCCATGGCGATGACGAGCCGGTCGATGAGCAGATTCAAGGCCTGCTGCTTGAGATTCAACTGCCGAGCCAATTCGGGGGAAAAGTTGTCTCCGAACTGGCGCCGGTACATTTCCAGCAGCTGGTCGTGAGCCTGATCGTATTCCGCGAATGTGATGAACGTATCGCCCACCCTGGCGAGCTGGTTTGCCTTGCGGCTCTGATAGGAATAGCCGCCCCAGAAGATGAAGACGATCACGATGGCGAACAGGGCGACCTTGATCAGCCACGAGGTGGCGTGTTTTCGAAAGAGATGGAGCATGAGTCGATCGACCTCCTTAGTCGAAGATTCACTGCCATTCCATGGGCTGCGTACGACGCCGGGCGAAGGCAAGGTAAGCGAGAGCTCCGATGCAGGGAAGCAAGGATACCACGAAAAACCACGTCACCTTCCGGCGCCGTGTTTGAAACCGGCGCCTCGGAATGTCCTGAATGGCCCAGAACGTCGGCACCAGGGGAAGCACGAAGAGAACGGTGAGGATGAGGATTTTAACCGGCATGGGTTCGGGGTCCTTGAGGCGGCTTTCGGAGCGCCGCAACGCTCGTCTTTCGGGCTTGAACCTCCTTCTTGAGGTCTTCGATCCGGGTCAGGACGTCGTTCCACCGGTTGTCCCAGAACGCTATGAAATCCGATTCGAGGGATTTTATAATCTTTTGAGCCTTTCGCTGCAAGATCTTCTTGTAGCGGCGCGAAAAGCGCAGTCCCAGGAAGAAGAGGAGAAGACTGTAGCTTCCGAGGGCGGCCAGCCCCCTGCCGCTGAAGACCGCGTGGACGATCGCCAGGACCAGGCGCGCCGACGATGCGGGCGAGGGCTGTTCCAGGAAAGTTCCCCATGCCGTTTCGCCCCCCAGGGCCACCAGGAGGAGGGCGAGGAGCATCCCCGAAGCTGCCGTCTGGCGGAGGCGAAACCAGACAAGGCCGGGGCCCGGTCGCCCCTTCAGGTGCAGAGACGTCCTTTCGGACAGTTCTTCGGCCAGGGAGCCCGGACTTTCCGGCAGTTGCAGCATTTCCTGGATGCGCGATCGGACGGCGGGCGGCACGTTGCGGCGGAGCAGGCCATGAGTGATCCGGTTTTGCAGCCACTGTCCGTGCTGTTCCAGGCTTCGCACCACCGTTTCGGGCGGTGCGAAGAACCCCGGCTCCCGCCGCGGAACCCCTCCGTTCCGAAAGCGCTGTTCCCATTGAAGGCTCAGAACATAGACCCATCGTGCGGCGCCTCGGAGGTGTTCCGGGTCCTGAAGGGACAGCATTACCTTTTCTTTCAGTTCCCCTTCAATCCAAGGCTCCAAGATCCGCCGGCCCGCTTGCATCCACTCCGAGTGAAGATCCTTGAATTCCCGTTCCAGCTCCGAAAGGGCCGTTTCGAACAGCTCGAGGGTCAGGCTTTCCCGGTCGAGCGCCTGCAGAAGGACGTCCACTTCGACATCCAGGTTGGCTTCCTTGATCCCCCGGATTTCCTTGGCGTCGCGTTGTTGGAAGGCGAACCGCCGAAAGGCTGGAAACTGATTCCATGGGGATAGGTTACCCGGATTCTCCAGAACTTCCCTGGCGGAAACCACGAAGAGGAGCGGTTCCGAAAAGCCGTGTTCCCTGAGGTGGGCCAGGAACCGGCGCGTCACCACGTCCAGGTTCCGGTAGCCGTCTTCGCCGGAGCCCCCGGCAAAGAAATGGTCGCACTTGTTCAGTACGAAGCAGAAATTTTCCCGCGCCTTGGAAACGCCCTCCATGAACCGGTAAAAGAGGGCGTCCGCGTATTTTTCCGGAGAGGTGACCCAGATGACGAGATCCAAGTGTTCCAGAAAGCCGAGGACCCGTTCCCTGTGTTCGCCCATGAGGCTGTCGAAATCGGGCAGGTCGCACAGGACGATCTGTCGAACGGCGTCCGCTTGGTGCGGGACGTCCACCCATGGGACGGGGCAGGAACGCACGGCTTCCGGAAGAGGCGTGCTTTCGTGCCGGTAGACGAGGACCCGGTCGGTGTGCGGGCGCCGGTGACTGGTCGAGGCGATGGGAGAGCCCGCAAGGCCGTTCATGAGCGAAGACTTTCCGACCCCGGTCCCTCCCAGAATGCCCACCACAAGCGAACGGGTTTCCAGGTTTTCGAGCCTTTTACGCAGTTCCAAAGCGGCGGCGTGGAGAGACTCCCGTTCTTCGGAAGTCAACGACAGCGATTCCCCCTCTTCGAGAAAGCGGGTGAAGCGTTCCAGGTCCGACTGGAGTCGGTGGACGGAAGCATTCATGCGGTTTCAGCCTCTCGATGCCGTGCGCGGAGAGCGCTTTTCCACGATTCCAGTTGCTGCCGGGTGGACCCGTCGGTCATGAGGGACTGAAGGGCGCGCTCATACCGGTCCCGTTGTTCGCGGACCACCGAGAGCAGCCCCGCCTGGTAGCGCTCCGCCAGTTCGCGGGCGAGCCGCTGAATTTCATGGTAGGCGAACAGTTCCACGGCCCCCTTGGTGACAAACGGAGCCAGTGCCGAATCCAGCGCCACGTCCAGCCCGGAAAGTCCGCCTCCCACCACCGCTTCCAGGGATACGATCAGGATGCCCCAGAGGATGGACGTCGAATAGATTCCCCATTCCTTGCTCCTGGGAATCCCCTTGGCCAGCCGGGCGAAGGTTTCCTCCAGCCAGAGCACCAGCTCGTCCTGAGCCTTCCACACGATCTCCCGCACTTCTTCGCGGCTGAGTTCCATCCCTGGCTGTCGCATCTTCCGGTACAGAGGGGAATCGGCGTCCGCGGGCGAGAGGTCTTCCAGAACCCTCCGGTTGAGATGATCCAGGGCCGCATGGATGGGATGCAGGTCGATCTTGCGGCGGATCTTTTCCAGAGTCTTTTCATGGGATTCCGGAACCGCCGGCCCGCGCATTCCCAGAAGTCGAAGGGGTGCCAGGAGGATTTCCCGGACGAAACGGCGGGGCTTGGCCAGCACGTCGTACTTGGTGAAAAGTCTTCTGATCTCGGCCTGAAGATAGGCCCGGCTTTCCGCCGAAAAGCGCTTTTGCTCTTCTTCGATCAGCCGGCGGGTGGATTCGGCCAGAAGGGCGTCCAGCCGTCGCCTCCAGGATTCCGCCGCCCGATTTTCCGCATCGAGCAGGGTCAGAAGGGATTCGAGCCGTGCCGCTAGTTTTTCCGATTCCCGCCGCAGCCGACGGGTTCGATGGGCTCCGAGTCGTTCTTTCGAAAAATCCTGCAGCAACGCCTTCCTGAATTCCTGAAAGGCCGGGCTGGAGGGCAGTTCCTTCCATGGAGATCCCGGGGTGTAGGGGAGCAGCCACAGGCGGTCCGCCGAAAAGCGAACGTCTTCGGTTTCCAGCACTTCGAGGACCTCTTCCCGGGTCATCCGCTGCTCGGCTTTGTTCAAAAGCAGGTAGAAGGGCCGGCCTTCACGGGCCACCCGAACCAGGAACCGGTAAGGGACGTCGTCGGCGTACTTTTCCTGGCTCGAAACGAAAACGATGCCGTCCGAAAGGTCGTGGAGGTCTTCCGCGATCCGCCGGTTGGCGGCTTCCACGCTGTCGAGGTCAGGGGTGTCGGCGAAGACCAGGTGGCTCAGGTCTTCCCGGTCGTGTTCCAGGAGAACGATTTCCCCGAGGCGGCCGGAGGTCGGGACTGCTTCGGCGCTTCCTGCGGCTTGCCTCACCACGGGAACGGCCGAAAAGGGGAAATGGCGTTCCACCGGGCAGTCTTTGTGAGCGTAGAGCACCGCCCCGGCCGTTTTGGGACGCTCCACCCCGGTGGCGCTCAGTTCTTCGCCGCAGATCGCATTGAAAAGCGTCGACTTTCCGGTGCCGGTCCCACCCAGAAAAGCGATCCAGAACCCCGGGAAGTCCTTCCTGTAACGAAAAACGGCGAGGCTTTTTCCCAGCTCATCCAGCCATGACTCCAGAAATGCCGCATCGGGGGTCAACCCGGGGCATCGAACCCGCCCCACCCATTCCAGATCCGGAAGGACATCGCCGTCCAAAGACTCGGGGCGCTTCTCAGGTTGGGTCATGACGTTGGGCATCGCGGGCGAGGGGCTCCTGCGGAAGGGTTTGGGCCAGAGGTTGGTACATCTGCACCAACCAGGTTTCCCCGGGGGTTCGAATCAGGCACCGGGCGAGCACCCGGCCCGGGTAGGTCCGTTGCTGCTGAATCGCCGATCGTTCGAGTTTCCTCGCCTGAAAACGGAACCGCCTTCGGTACAGCGCGTACAGGTTCGCCGTAGTGACCACCAGCTGGATGCCGGCCGCCCGCGGAACCGAAGGAATCTTCGCGGCGTAGGCCTTGGCGGTCCAGATTACCTGCTCGCCGGGATGCTTGACGTTTTCGAAGAACTGGTCCCAATGGAACGGCAGTCCGTCGGAGGCAGCCGCCGGCTCCACCGGAACCACCAGCGCTCGAATCCTGAAAAAGAGCGCTTCCAGGAGCATACGGATCGTGCGGAAAAGGAAGGGAAGCACCACCAGAATGACGGCAAGGCAGACGAGGGTGACAAAAAAGGTCCAAGTGGGGTGCGCCAGGCTGAGGTAGGCGTAACCGACGGCGGCCACGTCCTCGGTCAGGCTCAGGAGTACGTTGGAAAATGGTTCCGGGCTGGCCTGCACCAGGAGCCGTGTCCCGGCCTTGGTCACGTGAGCCGCGGCCGCCAGGCTGGCGCCCAGCAGGAACACGATGACCTCCATGGCCGGGGAAGCCTCCCCCACCTGCATGAGCGCCAGAATGGCACCGCCCAGGGGTCGGATGAGGGTGTGGACGGTGTCCCAGAGGGTGTCCAGCCCCGGGATCTTGTCCATGAAGAATTCGATCATGTAGAGACAAACCGCGACGAAGATGACCCCGTCGTGAGCCAGCACGTTCAGTTCCGGGGGAAGACCCTGGACGAGCCCGTGCTTGACGCACAGGCCCACCACGGCCACGGTGGCGTAGAGATTGATCCCCGAGATGAAGGAAATCCCGAGAAGAGAACCCAGCTGCGCGATGACTTCCATGGGGCGGTTTCCTCGTGCGTCCGGTCACGCCAGTTTGCCGGCGGCTTGAAACCGCGTGCCTCGGCCCCGGTCTCCAAGCATTCCGGCGGGGCGCCGCAAACCATGCAGGCCGCTCTCCGCTTGGACGATGCGGGAACCGGACGTGTTCGGCCAAAGCCGTCCAACTCACGGCATCAGGTAAAAACCGAGAGTTTTTTCTGTAAACGGATCCAGGTCCACGAATTCGGCGCCCACCATATACCCGTTCACCCAGCGCACTTCCGCCAGAGCCTGGACCTTGTCGTTTCGGCTGTTCTTGAGAGGAAATTCCACTTGAACCAGATCGCCTTTCTCGAGATGATGATCGCGAAAGCTGCTGAAACGAAGGCCGCCGCAGGAAAGGTCTTCCACTGTCATGTCGAAGCAGCGGCCGTCACCGTCTTTCTTTCGGTAATGGCCGAAGATCAGGTCCGGTTTTCGATAATTCCTTCGGCCTTCGAGGATGATGGAAAACTCGCGGCTGCAGCTGCAGCGCACGCGGAGCTCCCGGCGGGAAGCCCCGATGCCGGTCGCATCGATGGTCCGGTGCTTGGCGCAACCGGGGCAGATGATTGTCGCCGTACCGTCGTTACAGACAAAAACCTTGAGTGTTTGCATGGCTGGGAACTTTCACCGGTTGAGTCGTGGTTCCAAGGGCCCGAAGGCGCCGGGCGCCTTCTTTGACAGGCGCTTGAGGCCATGTCAAACGCTCTGGCCCGCGCAATATCATCGCCTGCTGAATCGGCATGAAACGCGCAAAACTGAAAAAATCGATCCGAGGAGACCGCACCATGAGCCGCTGGATGCAGATCGATATCCGCCTGTTGCCCGTGTACGGGCCGGGAGGCCTGCGGAAAGTTTTCCCGAAAATCGCGGCGTTCCTCAAGGAACGCGGCTACCAACGTTCCTTGGAACAGGAACCGTCCCTCTACCACCTGGTGGAGGTGCTCGAACGGGTCCGCAAGGACCCCAATGTGCCTTCGCCTGAGAAAGGAGATCTGGAAGCCGCCGGGTTTGATCGCCTGGTCGCAGTCCGTGATGAAGCCCGCCTGCACCTCCTGGCCCGAAGGCTGAACGAACTCGACCGCTCCCTTTACGTGCTGGAAGACCTTTTCCAGGATCTTGAACGCGATCTCAATTGAACATCGAACATCGAACATTGGTTCCTTTTCTCCCATTCACCATTCGATGTTGGACGTTCAATGTTCGATGTTCATTTTGTCCAGTCGATACCGGGCAAAAACAACTTAGCGCTTATGGGGGAAGGCTTCCGGTGTCTTCGGAACCGGAACGCTGGTTTTGGAGGCATCGGCGGCAGATGCCCTCAAATCGCACTTCCACCCTTTCCACGATTCCCGACGGTTCCGCCTGGGCCGTCAGCGTTGAAACCCGGGGCCTGTCCGGCGGAAGGCATTCCATGGCTCCGCACCGCCGGCAGAGGAAATGGGCGTGTTCTGGATGGTTCCGGTTGGGAGCGAGGCCGAAGCGGAAGGTTCTGTTTCCGGCGGTCAGGCGTTCCACCAGCCGATGGGCCACCAGCAGGTCCAGAATGCGGTAAACTGTCACCCGGTTGATGTTCCCGGCACGGCTGATCCGGTCGTAAATGTCCTGGGCCGTGAGGGGCGACGGGCTGTTTCCAACGGTTGTCAGCACGGCGAGGCGGTTCGGCGTCGGGTGGAGTCCGGACCGGCCGAGCAGGTTTGCGTAATCGCACCGGGAGCACATGATGGTGTCCTCTATGGGTGCAGGAAAGCCGGTCAGGCGGCCGGCTGTCCCCGGCGCTTCCAGGCGAACGACAGAAAAAACACCGTTCCAGCCACCAAGATGATGGTCGCTCCGGATGTCAGGTCGTACCTGTAGGACAGGAAGAGCCCCGCCAAGGTGAAGCCCACGTTGAAAGCCGTGGCCCAGGCCATCATCCAGGCGAGGGAATTGGAGTGTCTTTCGGCGATATGAGGGGCGATGGTCAGCAGCGCGATCACCAGGATGAGACCCACCATGCGGATGACCACCACCACGGACAGCGCCACCAGGACCACCAGCAGGCCGTAGAGGATCGTGACGGGGATCCCGCGCACTTGCGC
This is a stretch of genomic DNA from Desulfoglaeba alkanexedens ALDC. It encodes these proteins:
- a CDS encoding PilZ domain-containing protein — protein: MQTLKVFVCNDGTATIICPGCAKHRTIDATGIGASRRELRVRCSCSREFSIILEGRRNYRKPDLIFGHYRKKDGDGRCFDMTVEDLSCGGLRFSSFRDHHLEKGDLVQVEFPLKNSRNDKVQALAEVRWVNGYMVGAEFVDLDPFTEKTLGFYLMP
- a CDS encoding GTPase; its protein translation is MNASVHRLQSDLERFTRFLEEGESLSLTSEERESLHAAALELRKRLENLETRSLVVGILGGTGVGKSSLMNGLAGSPIASTSHRRPHTDRVLVYRHESTPLPEAVRSCPVPWVDVPHQADAVRQIVLCDLPDFDSLMGEHRERVLGFLEHLDLVIWVTSPEKYADALFYRFMEGVSKARENFCFVLNKCDHFFAGGSGEDGYRNLDVVTRRFLAHLREHGFSEPLLFVVSAREVLENPGNLSPWNQFPAFRRFAFQQRDAKEIRGIKEANLDVEVDVLLQALDRESLTLELFETALSELEREFKDLHSEWMQAGRRILEPWIEGELKEKVMLSLQDPEHLRGAARWVYVLSLQWEQRFRNGGVPRREPGFFAPPETVVRSLEQHGQWLQNRITHGLLRRNVPPAVRSRIQEMLQLPESPGSLAEELSERTSLHLKGRPGPGLVWFRLRQTAASGMLLALLLVALGGETAWGTFLEQPSPASSARLVLAIVHAVFSGRGLAALGSYSLLLFFLGLRFSRRYKKILQRKAQKIIKSLESDFIAFWDNRWNDVLTRIEDLKKEVQARKTSVAALRKPPQGPRTHAG
- a CDS encoding PLDc N-terminal domain-containing protein; this translates as MPVKILILTVLFVLPLVPTFWAIQDIPRRRFQTRRRKVTWFFVVSLLPCIGALAYLAFARRRTQPMEWQ
- a CDS encoding Fur family transcriptional regulator, translated to MCSRCDYANLLGRSGLHPTPNRLAVLTTVGNSPSPLTAQDIYDRISRAGNINRVTVYRILDLLVAHRLVERLTAGNRTFRFGLAPNRNHPEHAHFLCRRCGAMECLPPDRPRVSTLTAQAEPSGIVERVEVRFEGICRRCLQNQRSGSEDTGSLPP
- a CDS encoding DUF4126 domain-containing protein is translated as MEVIAQLGSLLGISFISGINLYATVAVVGLCVKHGLVQGLPPELNVLAHDGVIFVAVCLYMIEFFMDKIPGLDTLWDTVHTLIRPLGGAILALMQVGEASPAMEVIVFLLGASLAAAAHVTKAGTRLLVQASPEPFSNVLLSLTEDVAAVGYAYLSLAHPTWTFFVTLVCLAVILVVLPFLFRTIRMLLEALFFRIRALVVPVEPAAASDGLPFHWDQFFENVKHPGEQVIWTAKAYAAKIPSVPRAAGIQLVVTTANLYALYRRRFRFQARKLERSAIQQQRTYPGRVLARCLIRTPGETWLVQMYQPLAQTLPQEPLARDAQRHDPT
- a CDS encoding GTPase domain-containing protein, coding for MPNVMTQPEKRPESLDGDVLPDLEWVGRVRCPGLTPDAAFLESWLDELGKSLAVFRYRKDFPGFWIAFLGGTGTGKSTLFNAICGEELSATGVERPKTAGAVLYAHKDCPVERHFPFSAVPVVRQAAGSAEAVPTSGRLGEIVLLEHDREDLSHLVFADTPDLDSVEAANRRIAEDLHDLSDGIVFVSSQEKYADDVPYRFLVRVAREGRPFYLLLNKAEQRMTREEVLEVLETEDVRFSADRLWLLPYTPGSPWKELPSSPAFQEFRKALLQDFSKERLGAHRTRRLRRESEKLAARLESLLTLLDAENRAAESWRRRLDALLAESTRRLIEEEQKRFSAESRAYLQAEIRRLFTKYDVLAKPRRFVREILLAPLRLLGMRGPAVPESHEKTLEKIRRKIDLHPIHAALDHLNRRVLEDLSPADADSPLYRKMRQPGMELSREEVREIVWKAQDELVLWLEETFARLAKGIPRSKEWGIYSTSILWGILIVSLEAVVGGGLSGLDVALDSALAPFVTKGAVELFAYHEIQRLARELAERYQAGLLSVVREQRDRYERALQSLMTDGSTRQQLESWKSALRARHREAETA